A genome region from Microplitis mediator isolate UGA2020A chromosome 4, iyMicMedi2.1, whole genome shotgun sequence includes the following:
- the LOC130666622 gene encoding uncharacterized protein LOC130666622 isoform X4, translating into MTSLILENADLNRLFPKCRPRGGHPPQSGAGSHHQTTGQQPHDRRSSVSTCKKLEPVTTPSSLSSSSSTSVVTGGSGSGFPYIDMIDLEHDNNTDRTASIMPGFEAQIQSQSHQQQQQQQILTSHQQHGMMTTTKPVSSSSSSSASGRSEDAPNYGSLGGSDHQGQSQQDDSGPEEGPVYILTSAKGDRSYKLRDSRIIEIAGGREVFSQSRGKVAARKPRFLTSSKSVPNDESTGDKLTVKKNSKSPNRQSVWELRSRCGEARRQRANREITETVFSSEVHSVRRNPTKSIIDYDSPKAARSNRIINYDSVLNSNNVEYSVGKSITDIDCGLPKNCIDYQSNHTTPARSMAIVSDGEVVVFDDIDDNWQGLRLDLGTTNNTTTNSQINTTSYLNSDQDDVQQQQQQQRSSRIPPEPPGSSVGSSPSPTSMYPRNTSDFFKVITPASDCEVNSPSPERNHKVARVIGELPIAQYSGSPRRYGVRENSRLPNILSSPSIYMTPRPGFPQRILPTTPNQKEKETDYLTAKEEPVVEVLVDTTTSPTPEKSNSNLIVTSHSVEEISTSQDLVSQSNESKTQQEEEEEEEEDFLKPSFLSSDNLSSLVAPGGSTFDYLYEFSETRKVLEEFFKCPAPTEEKENNGESFPFQDLDYELRRQGGNSYVGQRLASGLPNTEEVMVHESPKKQRADFPPSIEHENNFLDLSVGTGSSEDLGETEVGLQVGHSRNFTLSPETTDCDSNCGDLDSEMSLMMMDNELLPASGLLGSVGDLGNNSDSLRIYTSMPVLEDGLSSGHASDTDNNNPTVMLMKRQINEIEKEIIQRTRNDMLGTDIDNEKDVSLNVTKDILQTLKATSPDLFIAQKENSYETNELNLDGLDPLGTPPPPAPQGRQSINLEIGGEVEAAIKDIRMALQKTKTLPVKSPSEEPPEPSVSPIWIPSMLDGRRRICTESNSEDSEARRVEDENEVEVEEVVDEEEADTDLETDRLLGQQRTDDQGFYDDKGWRKPKTRTMLPPMSTKVVTPKQTPPKTLSVAPLETLTPPEPLPSTSSSISPPPIVTVIQSPTSEREATSPTTQTSPSPQKISPVKNSPSPTQSLKESNGKAKKEKEGKKKSRNKEGLLDDPSVLIEGVLFRARYLGSTQLVCEGQPTKSTRMCQAEEAVSRIKAPDGETQPSAEVDLFISTEKIMVLNTDLKEIMMDHALRTISYIADIGDLVVLMARRRFVPHEMEEAPKINRTPKMICHVFESEEAQFIAQSIGQAFQVAYMEFLKANGIEDHSFVKEMDYQEVLNSQEIFGDELQMFAKKEMQKEVVVPKAKGEILGVVIVESGWGSMLPTVVIANLAPAGAAARCGQLNIGDQIIAINGVSLVGLPLSTCQTYIKNSKNQTVVKLTVVPCAPVVEVKIKRPDTKYQLGFSVQNGVICSLLRGGIAERGGVRVGHRIIEINNQSVVAVPHEKIVNLLATSVGEILMKTMPTSMFRLLTGQESPVYI; encoded by the exons ATGACAAGTCTGATATTAGAGAACGCAGATTTAAACCGACTATTTCCGAAATGCCGGCCTAGGGGCGGCCATCCCCCGCAGTCGGGGGCAGGATCGCATCATCAGACGACGGGCCAGCAGCCGCATGACCGTCGTAGCAGTGTTTCAACGTGTAAGAAGCTGGAGCCGGTCACTACACCGTCGTCGTTGTCCTCGTCGTCGTCGACGAGCGTCGTAACAGGAGGATCAGGAAGTGGGTTTCCTTATATCGACATGATTGACCTGGAGCACGACAACAACACCGACAG GACGGCAAGCATAATGCCGGGATTCGAGGCCCAGATCCAGTCCCAGTCCCAccagcagcaacaacagcagcagatATTGACGTCGCATCAGCAGCACGGAATGATGACAACCACCAAGCCAGTGTCTTCCAGCTCATCGTCCTCAGCATCAGGACGCAGTGAAGATGCGCCGAACTACGGGAGTCTCGGTGGTAGTGATCATCAGGGACAGTCACAGCAGGATGACAGCGGCCCTGAAGAAGGCcctgtttatattttaacttcCGCCAAAGGCGACAGAAGTTACAAGTTACGGGATTCCCG GATTATTGAGATAGCTGGTGGAAGAGAAGTATTCTCACAAAGCAGAGGTAAAGTTGCTGCCAGGAAGCCTCGTTTCCTTACCTCTTCAAAGTCCGTGCCTAATGACGAGTCCACCGGAGACAAGTTGACagtaaagaaaaatagtaaatcACCCAATCGACAGAGTGTCTGGGAATTAAGAAGCAG ATGTGGAGAAGCGAGGCGACAGCGAGCAAATCGTGAAATAACCGAAACAGTATTTTCATCCGAGGTCCATTCAGTTCGTCGTAATCcaacaaaatcaataattgatTATGACTCACCAAAGGCTGCACGTAGTAatcgtattataaattatgattCGGTATTAAATAGCAATAATGTAGAGTATTCGGTGGGGAAAAGTATAACAGACATTGATTGTGGATTACCAAAGAATTGTATTGACTATCAATCAAACCACACGACACCGGCAAGAAGTATGGCTATTGTCAGTGACGGTGAGGTCGTTGTCTTTGATGACATCGATGACAATTGGCAGGGACTTAGATTGGATCTTGGTACAACAAACAATACCACCACAAACTCCCAAATTAATACTACGAGTTATTTGAATTCTGATCAAGATGACgtacagcagcagcagcagcagcaacgtAGCAGTAGAATTCCTCCGGAACCGCCTGGCTCAAGTGTCGGTAGTTCTCCGAGTCCTACGTCAATGTATCCGAGAAATACATCCGACTTTTTCAAG GTGATTACACCCGCGAGTGACTGCGAAGTTAATTCACCATCACCAGAACGAAATCACAAAGTCGCAAGGGTCATTGGAGAATTACCAATAGCTCAATATTCTGGTAGTCCACGTCGTTATGGTGTACGTGAAAATTCACGATTACCAAATATATTGTCATCACCCTCGATATACATGACACCAAGACCTGGATTTCCACAAAGAATTTTACCAACGACGCCAAACCAAAAAGAAAAGGAGACTGATTATTTGACGGCGAAAGAGGAACCTGTTGTTGAAGTGTTAGTTGATACGACGACAAGCCCAACACCTGAGAAAAGCAACAGCAATCTTATAGTAACTTCACACTCGGTTGAAGAAATATCCACATCGCAGGATCTTGTGTCACAATCAAATGAGTCTAAAACACAACAGGAAGAGGAGGAGGAGGAGGAAGAAGATTTTCTCAAGCCGTCTTTTCTCAGTAGTGATAATTTATCGAGTCTCGTTGCACCCGGTGGCAGTACTTTCGACTATTTGTATGAATTTTCTGAGACAAGAAAAGTATTGgaggaatttttcaaatgccCTGCGCCTACTGAGGAAAAGGAAAACAACGGCGAGTCGTTTCCGTTTCAG gATTTGGACTACGAGTTACGACGACAAGGCGGAAACTCATATGTTGGTCAGCGCCTAGCCAGCGGTTTGCCAAATACCGAAGAAGTTATGGTACATGAATCACCAAAGAAACAGCGGGCGGACTTTCCCCCTTCT ATCGAGCATGAGAATAATTTCCTCGATTTATCCGTGGGCACTGGGAGCAGTGAAGATCTCGGTGAAACTGAAGTAGGCCTACAGGTCGGGCATTCACGTAATTTTACCCTCAGTCCGGAAACGACAGACTGCGACAGTAATTGCGGTGATCTTGATAGTGAAATGTCACTAATGATGATGGACAATGAACTATTACCGGCAAGCGGACTTCTCGGGTCTGTTGGTGATCTTGGTAACAATTCAGACTCACTGAGAATATACACGAGCATGCCGGTACTCGAGGACGGTCTGTCGAGTGGTCACGCGAGCGATACTGACAACAATAATCCCACGGTGATGTTAATGAAACGTCAGATAAATGAAATAGAAAAGGAAATAATACAGAGGACGAGAAACGATATGCTCGGCACTGATATTGATAATGAAAAAGACGTCAGCTTAAATGTTACGAAAGACATTCTTCAGACGTTGAAAGCAACCTCGCCGGATTTATTTATAGCGCAGAAAGAAAATTCTTACGAGACGAATGAGTTGAATTTAGACGGGTTAGATCCATTAGGCACTCCACCACCTCCCGCGCCCCAAGGCAGACAAAGTATAAACTTGGAAATCGGCGGTGAAGTTGAGGCAGCAATAAAAGATATACGAATGGCTCTGCAGAAAACAAAAACGTTGCCAGTTAAGTCACCGTCGGAAGAGCCACCCGAGCCGAGCGTCAGTCCCATTTGGATACCCAG TATGTTGGATGGTAGGCGGAGGATCTGCACCGAGAGCAACAGCGAGGACTCAGAAGCGCGCCGAGTCGAGGATGAGAATGAAGTCGAGGTAGAGGAAGTCGTCGACGAGGAGGAAGCCGACACCGACTTGGAGACCGATCGGCTCCTCGGCCAACAGAGAACTGACGACCAGGGGTTCTACGATGACAAG GGGTGGCGGAAGCCTAAAACTAGGACAATGCTACCACCAATGAGTACCAAAGTCGTAACACCAAAGCAAACCCCACCGAAAACATTGAGTGTAGCTCCACTAGAAACGCTAACGCCACCCGAGCCCCTGCCCTCAACGTCGTCATCCATATCCCCGCCTCCTATTGTCACTGTAATACAGTCGCCGACGTCTGAACGTGAGGCGACATCGCCCACTACTCAAACCTCACCGAGTCCCCAGAAGATCTCCCCGGTTAAAAATTCTCCCTCGCCCACTCAAAGCCTCAAGGAGTCCAACGGCAAGGCGAAAAAG gaAAAAGAGGGAAAGAAGAAAAGCCGTAATAAAGAAG GATTACTGGATGATCCATCAGTGCTTATTGAGGGTGTACTGTTTCGTGCGCGATATCTCGGATCAACGCAACTTGTTTGCGAGGGCCAACCGACTAAATCCACGAGGATGTGTCAAGCAGAAGAAGCCGTATCTAGGATAAAG gcGCCAGATGGTGAAACCCAACCCAGCGCGGAGGTGGATCTTTTTATATCGacagaaaaaataatggtaTTAAACACAGATCTAAAAGAGATAATGATGGACCATGCACTGAGAACAATATCATATATCGCGGACATCGGTGATCTTGTGGTGCTGATGGCGCGAAGGCGTTTTGTACCTCACGAAATGGAAGAGGCTCCAAAGATAAACAGAACACCAAAGATGATTTGCCACGTATTTGAAAGCGAAGAAGCTCAATTTATAGCCCAGAGTATCGGTCAAGCGTTTCAAGTTGCTTATATGGAGTTTCTCAAAGCCAATGGCATCGAGGACCACAGCTTCGTCAAGGAAATGGACTACCAGGAGGTACTCAACTCCCAGGAGATATTCGGCGATGAGTTGCAGATGTTTGCTAAGAAAGAAATGCAGAAGGAG gtGGTGGTACCAAAGGCTAAAGGGGAAATTCTAGGTGTGGTGATTGTTGAGTCTGGCTGGGGCTCGATGCTACCGACAGTAGTGATAGCAAATCTTGCGCCAGCCGGTGCGGCGGCACGTTGCGGTCAGCTCAACATCGGTGATCAGATAATCGCTATTAATGGAGTATCACTTGTAGGATTACCATTATCAACGTGCCAGacttacattaaaaattctaaaaatcaGACAGTAGTTAAGCTTACGGTTGTGCCATGCGCTCCAGTAGTTGAAGTGAAGATTAAGAGGCCGGATACTAAGTATCAACTAGGATTTAGTGTACAAAATGGTGTAATATGTAGTTTACTGAGGGGTGGAATTGCCGAGAGAGGTGGCGTGCGTGTGGGCCACAGAATAATTGAGATTAACAATCAGAGTGTTGTTGCTGTGCCACATGAGAAAATCGTTAATCTCTTGGCTACGTCTGTTGGGGAG aTACTCATGAAGACGATGCCCACATCTATGTTTAGACTATTGACCGGCCAGGAGTCTCCGGTGTACATATAA
- the LOC130666622 gene encoding uncharacterized protein LOC130666622 isoform X6, with translation MTSLILENADLNRLFPKCRPRGGHPPQSGAGSHHQTTGQQPHDRRSSVSTCKKLEPVTTPSSLSSSSSTSVVTGGSGSGFPYIDMIDLEHDNNTDRCRKRATSRRKKSGSLSRRTASIMPGFEAQIQSQSHQQQQQQQILTSHQQHGMMTTTKPVSSSSSSSASGRSEDAPNYGSLGGSDHQGQSQQDDSGPEEGPVYILTSAKGDRSYKLRDSRIIEIAGGREVFSQSRGKVAARKPRFLTSSKSVPNDESTGDKLTVKKNSKSPNRQSVWELRSRCGEARRQRANREITETVFSSEVHSVRRNPTKSIIDYDSPKAARSNRIINYDSVLNSNNVEYSVGKSITDIDCGLPKNCIDYQSNHTTPARSMAIVSDGEVVVFDDIDDNWQGLRLDLGTTNNTTTNSQINTTSYLNSDQDDVQQQQQQQRSSRIPPEPPGSSVGSSPSPTSMYPRNTSDFFKVITPASDCEVNSPSPERNHKVARVIGELPIAQYSGSPRRYGVRENSRLPNILSSPSIYMTPRPGFPQRILPTTPNQKEKETDYLTAKEEPVVEVLVDTTTSPTPEKSNSNLIVTSHSVEEISTSQDLVSQSNESKTQQEEEEEEEEDFLKPSFLSSDNLSSLVAPGGSTFDYLYEFSETRKVLEEFFKCPAPTEEKENNGESFPFQDLDYELRRQGGNSYVGQRLASGLPNTEEVMVHESPKKQRADFPPSIEHENNFLDLSVGTGSSEDLGETEVGLQVGHSRNFTLSPETTDCDSNCGDLDSEMSLMMMDNELLPASGLLGSVGDLGNNSDSLRIYTSMPVLEDGLSSGHASDTDNNNPTVMLMKRQINEIEKEIIQRTRNDMLGTDIDNEKDVSLNVTKDILQTLKATSPDLFIAQKENSYETNELNLDGLDPLGTPPPPAPQGRQSINLEIGGEVEAAIKDIRMALQKTKTLPVKSPSEEPPEPSVSPIWIPSMLDGRRRICTESNSEDSEARRVEDENEVEVEEVVDEEEADTDLETDRLLGQQRTDDQGFYDDKEKEGKKKSRNKEVLIEGVLFRARYLGSTQLVCEGQPTKSTRMCQAEEAVSRIKAPDGETQPSAEVDLFISTEKIMVLNTDLKEIMMDHALRTISYIADIGDLVVLMARRRFVPHEMEEAPKINRTPKMICHVFESEEAQFIAQSIGQAFQVAYMEFLKANGIEDHSFVKEMDYQEVLNSQEIFGDELQMFAKKEMQKEVVVPKAKGEILGVVIVESGWGSMLPTVVIANLAPAGAAARCGQLNIGDQIIAINGVSLVGLPLSTCQTYIKNSKNQTVVKLTVVPCAPVVEVKIKRPDTKYQLGFSVQNGVICSLLRGGIAERGGVRVGHRIIEINNQSVVAVPHEKIVNLLATSVGEILMKTMPTSMFRLLTGQESPVYI, from the exons ATGACAAGTCTGATATTAGAGAACGCAGATTTAAACCGACTATTTCCGAAATGCCGGCCTAGGGGCGGCCATCCCCCGCAGTCGGGGGCAGGATCGCATCATCAGACGACGGGCCAGCAGCCGCATGACCGTCGTAGCAGTGTTTCAACGTGTAAGAAGCTGGAGCCGGTCACTACACCGTCGTCGTTGTCCTCGTCGTCGTCGACGAGCGTCGTAACAGGAGGATCAGGAAGTGGGTTTCCTTATATCGACATGATTGACCTGGAGCACGACAACAACACCGACAG GTGTAGAAAACGAGCGACGAGTCGCAGGAAAAAATCAGGTTCGCTGTCCCGTAGGACGGCAAGCATAATGCCGGGATTCGAGGCCCAGATCCAGTCCCAGTCCCAccagcagcaacaacagcagcagatATTGACGTCGCATCAGCAGCACGGAATGATGACAACCACCAAGCCAGTGTCTTCCAGCTCATCGTCCTCAGCATCAGGACGCAGTGAAGATGCGCCGAACTACGGGAGTCTCGGTGGTAGTGATCATCAGGGACAGTCACAGCAGGATGACAGCGGCCCTGAAGAAGGCcctgtttatattttaacttcCGCCAAAGGCGACAGAAGTTACAAGTTACGGGATTCCCG GATTATTGAGATAGCTGGTGGAAGAGAAGTATTCTCACAAAGCAGAGGTAAAGTTGCTGCCAGGAAGCCTCGTTTCCTTACCTCTTCAAAGTCCGTGCCTAATGACGAGTCCACCGGAGACAAGTTGACagtaaagaaaaatagtaaatcACCCAATCGACAGAGTGTCTGGGAATTAAGAAGCAG ATGTGGAGAAGCGAGGCGACAGCGAGCAAATCGTGAAATAACCGAAACAGTATTTTCATCCGAGGTCCATTCAGTTCGTCGTAATCcaacaaaatcaataattgatTATGACTCACCAAAGGCTGCACGTAGTAatcgtattataaattatgattCGGTATTAAATAGCAATAATGTAGAGTATTCGGTGGGGAAAAGTATAACAGACATTGATTGTGGATTACCAAAGAATTGTATTGACTATCAATCAAACCACACGACACCGGCAAGAAGTATGGCTATTGTCAGTGACGGTGAGGTCGTTGTCTTTGATGACATCGATGACAATTGGCAGGGACTTAGATTGGATCTTGGTACAACAAACAATACCACCACAAACTCCCAAATTAATACTACGAGTTATTTGAATTCTGATCAAGATGACgtacagcagcagcagcagcagcaacgtAGCAGTAGAATTCCTCCGGAACCGCCTGGCTCAAGTGTCGGTAGTTCTCCGAGTCCTACGTCAATGTATCCGAGAAATACATCCGACTTTTTCAAG GTGATTACACCCGCGAGTGACTGCGAAGTTAATTCACCATCACCAGAACGAAATCACAAAGTCGCAAGGGTCATTGGAGAATTACCAATAGCTCAATATTCTGGTAGTCCACGTCGTTATGGTGTACGTGAAAATTCACGATTACCAAATATATTGTCATCACCCTCGATATACATGACACCAAGACCTGGATTTCCACAAAGAATTTTACCAACGACGCCAAACCAAAAAGAAAAGGAGACTGATTATTTGACGGCGAAAGAGGAACCTGTTGTTGAAGTGTTAGTTGATACGACGACAAGCCCAACACCTGAGAAAAGCAACAGCAATCTTATAGTAACTTCACACTCGGTTGAAGAAATATCCACATCGCAGGATCTTGTGTCACAATCAAATGAGTCTAAAACACAACAGGAAGAGGAGGAGGAGGAGGAAGAAGATTTTCTCAAGCCGTCTTTTCTCAGTAGTGATAATTTATCGAGTCTCGTTGCACCCGGTGGCAGTACTTTCGACTATTTGTATGAATTTTCTGAGACAAGAAAAGTATTGgaggaatttttcaaatgccCTGCGCCTACTGAGGAAAAGGAAAACAACGGCGAGTCGTTTCCGTTTCAG gATTTGGACTACGAGTTACGACGACAAGGCGGAAACTCATATGTTGGTCAGCGCCTAGCCAGCGGTTTGCCAAATACCGAAGAAGTTATGGTACATGAATCACCAAAGAAACAGCGGGCGGACTTTCCCCCTTCT ATCGAGCATGAGAATAATTTCCTCGATTTATCCGTGGGCACTGGGAGCAGTGAAGATCTCGGTGAAACTGAAGTAGGCCTACAGGTCGGGCATTCACGTAATTTTACCCTCAGTCCGGAAACGACAGACTGCGACAGTAATTGCGGTGATCTTGATAGTGAAATGTCACTAATGATGATGGACAATGAACTATTACCGGCAAGCGGACTTCTCGGGTCTGTTGGTGATCTTGGTAACAATTCAGACTCACTGAGAATATACACGAGCATGCCGGTACTCGAGGACGGTCTGTCGAGTGGTCACGCGAGCGATACTGACAACAATAATCCCACGGTGATGTTAATGAAACGTCAGATAAATGAAATAGAAAAGGAAATAATACAGAGGACGAGAAACGATATGCTCGGCACTGATATTGATAATGAAAAAGACGTCAGCTTAAATGTTACGAAAGACATTCTTCAGACGTTGAAAGCAACCTCGCCGGATTTATTTATAGCGCAGAAAGAAAATTCTTACGAGACGAATGAGTTGAATTTAGACGGGTTAGATCCATTAGGCACTCCACCACCTCCCGCGCCCCAAGGCAGACAAAGTATAAACTTGGAAATCGGCGGTGAAGTTGAGGCAGCAATAAAAGATATACGAATGGCTCTGCAGAAAACAAAAACGTTGCCAGTTAAGTCACCGTCGGAAGAGCCACCCGAGCCGAGCGTCAGTCCCATTTGGATACCCAG TATGTTGGATGGTAGGCGGAGGATCTGCACCGAGAGCAACAGCGAGGACTCAGAAGCGCGCCGAGTCGAGGATGAGAATGAAGTCGAGGTAGAGGAAGTCGTCGACGAGGAGGAAGCCGACACCGACTTGGAGACCGATCGGCTCCTCGGCCAACAGAGAACTGACGACCAGGGGTTCTACGATGACAAG gaAAAAGAGGGAAAGAAGAAAAGCCGTAATAAAGAAG TGCTTATTGAGGGTGTACTGTTTCGTGCGCGATATCTCGGATCAACGCAACTTGTTTGCGAGGGCCAACCGACTAAATCCACGAGGATGTGTCAAGCAGAAGAAGCCGTATCTAGGATAAAG gcGCCAGATGGTGAAACCCAACCCAGCGCGGAGGTGGATCTTTTTATATCGacagaaaaaataatggtaTTAAACACAGATCTAAAAGAGATAATGATGGACCATGCACTGAGAACAATATCATATATCGCGGACATCGGTGATCTTGTGGTGCTGATGGCGCGAAGGCGTTTTGTACCTCACGAAATGGAAGAGGCTCCAAAGATAAACAGAACACCAAAGATGATTTGCCACGTATTTGAAAGCGAAGAAGCTCAATTTATAGCCCAGAGTATCGGTCAAGCGTTTCAAGTTGCTTATATGGAGTTTCTCAAAGCCAATGGCATCGAGGACCACAGCTTCGTCAAGGAAATGGACTACCAGGAGGTACTCAACTCCCAGGAGATATTCGGCGATGAGTTGCAGATGTTTGCTAAGAAAGAAATGCAGAAGGAG gtGGTGGTACCAAAGGCTAAAGGGGAAATTCTAGGTGTGGTGATTGTTGAGTCTGGCTGGGGCTCGATGCTACCGACAGTAGTGATAGCAAATCTTGCGCCAGCCGGTGCGGCGGCACGTTGCGGTCAGCTCAACATCGGTGATCAGATAATCGCTATTAATGGAGTATCACTTGTAGGATTACCATTATCAACGTGCCAGacttacattaaaaattctaaaaatcaGACAGTAGTTAAGCTTACGGTTGTGCCATGCGCTCCAGTAGTTGAAGTGAAGATTAAGAGGCCGGATACTAAGTATCAACTAGGATTTAGTGTACAAAATGGTGTAATATGTAGTTTACTGAGGGGTGGAATTGCCGAGAGAGGTGGCGTGCGTGTGGGCCACAGAATAATTGAGATTAACAATCAGAGTGTTGTTGCTGTGCCACATGAGAAAATCGTTAATCTCTTGGCTACGTCTGTTGGGGAG aTACTCATGAAGACGATGCCCACATCTATGTTTAGACTATTGACCGGCCAGGAGTCTCCGGTGTACATATAA